The following are from one region of the Magallana gigas chromosome 6, xbMagGiga1.1, whole genome shotgun sequence genome:
- the LOC105322744 gene encoding homeobox protein 5 isoform X1: MLFEFVLVIPSLFHLTSGQSVTPDPLEELFGNGLDRKVESWSSNLLFGDANFNEMSNALDSAPPSQRNNRGGNSRRDPLPMGLSFLNGGESLQGIMAQNMNPPSVDSSSTGENPLFNIPPMPNFDQLGLENVLDKFLPIDGSVRLPPPSNDPIVHSRDNVPIPSIGQLGLDSSGLFGQSMFSPNAGSLSSRPTQPSRLADATPSFRNDNSNNRNTNNNQNNFQTNNQMNSAMFPTEASPTIPTSPAQPLTTAPGRSEQQKLLDQQIWDSIIPPLPENRNPVEVFPQNEPTPKPKKNKKIKALLPLLPPSPPRKTSSQSQNTKNKDELDRITSDNILNNIPSIDQLTFGSENRPPANTPSPSKINSENIIENIPSIDELGMDIFGNNLPFLNQGKAQQDVKPTPTAGDIFQFPDQFSGSNRQLPSKNEEGTKNSVESSTSKMTDSDNNTSSLENLWNILLAEVPGLPGIISGEDATTPKPQTLDIEAILGISASDIDAFNANQENTFPSQDSKPQIPAPKVTTSSPPKFRSTTQSPKIVIPQTTLPPVIYIQTTTPTLPPPVTVYIPPPTTKPPTTPKPAVYNLPDLPMPDIFLPSSKSQEPTESSIPPFPTLPSLEKTTSHLTIDFSKNDPNTKKTSDSSKNEGGELHPPFEKLLPDFSSLDIKSENMHSTKTESKSNINSMLLPSQPDIPFTTPFPFHLVPTIPEEEFKKPQFEDLGSFNTNNEPDPFINFLPQEPKSDHIWGERPGGNEQTPKRQSEVFDLNSLMGDKQATLFNNFNEPKHENNIDFMSNGFENLNSNSDFVKNPDVDSNSPYKPLTTIEPTTKEELFLPGLDMLLNTKEENTIQTTTTTTTTTMAPSTTVPEIPMLDLSLLGGFNTDVTNHEQPLHTTKEEQIKVTINRNDIKDVPPLDFDIFKNMNEEIKTDFTTPLPIPTLPALPSLGNINTVNNDGHETSGSNTFEMKNNVDPLKQIIDSGPSHPHTPENSVPISKSLIQNSELFPFVSPTSEASKHFVFQDQSNGGNIRTHPPPGSFTTTPKPVNQNDKPRKPNIIVIDIQKTLPERTVTQTKPNSLNGLQNTDNIASIESVSNSQNIVTLHQGPRIQQVTQTPPKVTTPAWLASTILAIRDRLNQLRAMRNNAQNNANNNIQNPGLPNAQNSNQRQTSNVPSLLPANNQRHNLQQLQILLRNRMLQNSNVQNSNVQNRNSQPPRGTGFTPRMNINFRGFPTNRAPQQQANFQQNGRPQFQLPNVPNQLNQGNSQQIRQPPNFPNLLPTQSNRRQGSQTQQTETTQNDLALVRERIRQRIQQVLRTQILRHLLARRLQTLRNNQTPNNAQPTQNQPIWRAPSSTNGMNVMNANNAINLIRQARQRTLTATQQQRQQQPQQNQPVVDLSRNIFERFQNTNFQNPAFVPGQFRPQQPAQQMDFSRLFQNNRGANFNNRFAQPFQQITSNRTNGNRINTDQGTDLSLPPSELALRNLRNFNLQRAQRVQQGTASTFRPNQNLVVQRTAIPVSEAFQQIERLRAQNRDIAPFGNFNTNNIPQFLMERFRNGLPRFQPVQNVPHTVFNRQRILVPINGPIVGLRNNQNITRRPNVGQTSAPPRFTGPPGSWPWVEQQNSDK, from the exons ATGTTGTTTGAATTTGTTCTTGTAATTCCCAGCCTGTTCCACTTGACTTCAG GTCAAAGTGTTACTCCTGATCCACTGGAAGAGTTATTCGGGAATGGACTTGACAGAAAAGTGGAATCTTGGTCCAGTAACTTACTGTTTGGAGACGCTAATTTTAACGAGATGTCCAACGCTCTCGACTCCGCTCCTCCCTCTCAGCGTAACAACAGGGGAGGAAACTCTCGACGAGATCCATTACCAATGGGCTTGTCGTTTCTGAATGGAGGCGAATCGCTGCAAGGAATAATGGCCCAGAATATGAATCCTCCCTCAGTTGATTCAAGTTCAACGGGTGAAAATCCTCTGTTTAACATACCACCCATGCCTAATTTTGACCAGTTGGGACTGGAAAACGTTTTGGACAAATTCTTGCCGATCGACGGATCTGTTCGACTGCCCCCACCTTCTAACGATCCTATTGTTCATTCTCGTGATAATGTACCCATTCCATCTATTGGACAGCTCGGATTGGATAGCTCCGGCTTATTCGGCCAAAGTATGTTTTCACCTAATGCCGGAAGCTTATCCAGCAGACCAACACAGCCATCAAGGTTGGCGGACGCAACACCATCATTTAGAAATGACAACAGCAATAACAGGAACACAAATAACAATCAGAATAACTTTCAAACAAACAATCAAATGAACTCAGCAATGTTTCCTACGGAAGCCAGCCCAACTATTCCGACTAGTCCTGCACAGCCTCTGACAACAGCGCCTGGAAGAAGCGAACAGCAAAAACTACTTGATCAGCAAATATGGGATAGCATTATTCCTCCACTACCAGAAAATCGTAATCCAGTAGAGGTTTTTCCTCAGAATGAACCTACtccaaaaccaaagaaaaacaaaaaaataaaggcATTACTACCTTTACTTCCACCCTCGCCACCTCGAAAAACTTCATCACAGTcgcaaaacacaaaaaataaagatgaacTAGATCGAATTACAAGTGACAATATATTGAACAATATACCTAGCATTGACCAACTTACTTTCGGTTCGGAAAACAGACCACCAGCAAATACACCAAgtccttcaaaaataaatagtGAAAATATCATAGAAAATATACCATCAATAGATGAGCTTGGCATGGACATATTTGGAAATAATCTACCATTTCTCAACCAAGGAAAAGCACAACAAGACGTAAAACCAACACCGACTGCCGgagatatttttcaatttcccGATCAATTTAGCGGTAGTAATCGTCAATTACCGTCTAAAAATGAAGAAGGGACTAAAAATTCCGTTGAATCTTCTACAAGTAAAATGACCGATTCGGATAATAATACTTCTTCTTTAGAAAATCTTTGGAATATTTTGCTGGCTGAAGTTCCTGGTTTACCTGGTATTATATCTGGGGAAGATGCCACAACACCCAAACCACAAACGTTAGATATTGAAGCAATATTAGGAATTTCTGCATCGGACATAGACGCGTTTAATGCCAATCAAGAAAATACATTTCCATCACAGGATTCTAAACCTCAAATACCCGCACCCAAGGTGACAACTAGTTCTCCTCCCAAGTTCCGATCTACTACACAATCTCCAAAAATCGTCATACCCCAAACAACTCTCCCACCTGTGATATATATCCAAACAACTACTCCTACCCTACCACCACCAGTAACCGTATATATACCACCTCCAACAACTAAACCACCAACAACCCCTAAACCAGCTGTGTATAATTTACCGGATTTACCGATGCCTGATATATTTTTACCATCTTCTAAATCACAAGAACCTACGGAATCATCAATACCTCCATTTCCTACTTTGCCTTCCTTGGAAAAGACAACTTCACACCTCACAATTGACTTCAGTAAAAACGATCCAAATACAAAGAAAACCTCTGATTCCTCTAAAAACGAGGGAGGCGAATTGCATCCTCCGTTTGAAAAACTACTTCCTGATTTCTCATCGCTGGACATCAAATCCGAAAATATGCACAGTACAAAAACAGAGTCAAAATCGAACATTAATTCTATGTTACTGCCATCTCAGCCAGATATACCATTTACAACTCCCTTCCCTTTTCATCTTGTGCCTACAATTCCAGAAGAAGAATTCAAAAAGCCTCAATTTGAAGACTTGGGAAGTTTTAACACTAACAATGAACCAGAtcctttcattaattttctacCGCAAGAACCCAAATCGGATCATATTTGGGGGGAAAGGCCTGGAGGAAATGAACAGACACCAAAAAGACAATCAGAAGTATTTGATCTTAATTCGTTGATGGGCGACAAACAAGCAAcactttttaacaattttaacgaaccaaaacatgaaaataacattgattttatGTCAAATGGATTTGAAAACTTAAACAGCAATTCTGATTTTGTAAAGAATCCAGACGTAGATTCAAATTCACCATATAAACCACTTACAACAATAGAACCAACAACAAAGGAAGAATTATTTTTACCGGGGTTGGATATGCTTCTGAATACAAAAGAAGAAAACACGatacaaacaacaacaacaacaacaacaacaacaatggcACCATCAACAACAGTGCCAGAAATACCTATGTTAGATCTTTCGCTTCTAGGTGGCTTCAATACAGATGTCACTAATCATGAACAACCACTTCATACTACAAAGGAAGAGCAGATTAAAGTAACCATAAATAGAAATGATATCAAAGATGTACCACCACTAGATTTTGATATCTTCAAAAATATGAACGAAGAAATCAAGACAGATTTTACTACACCTCTACCAATTCCAACACTTCCAGCCCTTCCTTCCTTGGGTAATATAAACACTGTAAATAACGATGGTCATGAAACGTCTGGAAGTAACACTTTCGAAATGAAGAACAATGTTGACCCTCTGAAACAGATAATTGACTCTGGTCCATCACATCCTCATACTCCCGAAAATTCTGTCCCAATTTCAAAGTCTCTTATTCAGAACAGCGAACTCTTTCCTTTTGTTTCGCCAACGTCAGAAGCTTCAAAGCATTTCGTTTTTCAAGATCAAAGTAATGGCGGCAATATTAGAACACATCCCCCACCCGGCAGTTTTACCACGACTCCCAAACCGGTCAACCAGAATGACAAACCACGAAAACCAAATATCATTGTAATTGACATTCAGAAAACGCTCCCTGAAAGAACAGTCACTCAAACAAAGCCAAACAGTCTTAATGGGTTGCAGAACACAGATAATATAGCAAGCATTGAATCAGTTTCGAATTCGCAAAATATTGTAACGCTTCATCAGGGACCAAGAATACAACAAGTTACACAAACACCACCAAAAGTAACAACACCAGCTTGGTTAGCATCAACAATTTTGGCGATAAGAGATCGTTTAAATCAATTACGCGCAATGAGAAACAACGCTCAAAACAATGCAAACAATAATATACAAAACCCTGGATTACCTAATGCTCAGAACAGCAACCAAAGACAAACTTCTAATGTGCCATCTTTATTACCTGCAAACAATCAAAGACATAATCTCCAGCAACTTCAAATTCTTCTTAGAAATCGGATGCTGCAAAATAGCAATGTGCAAAATAGCAATGTGCAAAACAGAAATAGTCAGCCACCAAGGGGAACTGGATTTACGCCACGCATGAATATTAATTTCAGAGGTTTCCCCACAAATCGGGCTCCACAGCAACAAGCTAATTTCCAGCAAAATGGCAGACCACAATTTCAACTTCCAAATGTTCCAAATCAATTAAACCAAGGAAATTCGCAGCAAATTCGTCAGCCTCCAAACTTTCCAAATTTACTTCCGACGCAATCAAATAGAAGACAGGGCTCTCAGACCCAACAAACGGAAACAACACAGAATGATCTTGCTCTTGTGAGAGAAAGAATCCGACAACGTATTCAACAAGTTCTTCGTACACAGATCCTTCGCCATCTTTTAGCGCGCCGTTTGCAAACACTTCGCAATAATCAGACACCCAATAATGCACAACCAACGCAGAACCAACCAATTTGGCGAGCACCTTCATCCACCAATGGCATGAATGTGATGAATGCCAATAATGCGATCAATTTGATACGTCAAGCTAGGCAACGTACATTGACGGCAACTCAACAACAAAGACAACAGCAACCACAACAAAATCAACCTGTCGTTGACTTATCTAGGAATATTTTCGAGAGATTTCAAAACACAAACTTTCAAAACCCGGCATTTGTCCCAGGACAGTTTAGACCACAGCAACCGGCACAACAAATGGATTTTTCAagactttttcaaaataatagagGAGCCAATTTCAATAACCGTTTTGCTCAACCATTTCAACAAATAACGTCTAACAGAACAAATGGAAATAGAATCAACACAGATCAGGGAACGGATTTATCACTTCCACCATCGGAATTAGCACTCCGGAATTTACGAAATTTTAACCTTCAAAGAGCACAAAGGGTTCAACAAGGTACTGCTTCTACTTTTAGACCTAATCAAAATCTTGTTGTTCAGAGAACGGCCATACCTGTTTCGGAGGCTTTTCAGCAAATAGAACGTTTACGAGCACAAAACAGGGACATTGCACCATTTggaaattttaatacaaataatATACCACAATTTCTAATGGAACGATTCCGAAATGGTTTGCCTAGATTTCAACCAGTGCAAAATGTTCCACACACAGTTTTTAATAGACAAAGAATACTAGTCCCAATTAATGGGCCGATAGTGGGTCTCAGAAACAATCAAAATATTACACGAAGACCAAATGTGGGTCAAACCAGTGCCCCTCCAAGGTTTACTGGGCCCCCAGGCAGTTGGCCGTGGGTCGAGCAACAGAACAGCGATAAGTGA
- the LOC105322744 gene encoding homeobox protein 5 isoform X2: MLFEFVLVIPSLFHLTSGQSVTPDPLEELFGNGLDRKVESWSSNLLFGDANFNEMSNALDSAPPSQRNNRGGNSRRDPLPMGLSFLNGGESLQGIMAQNMNPPSVDSSSTGENPLFNIPPMPNFDQLGLENVLDKFLPIDGSVRLPPPSNDPIVHSRDNVPIPSIGQLGLDSSGLFGQSMFSPNAGSLSSRPTQPSRLADATPSFRNDNSNNRNTNNNQNNFQTNNQMNSAMFPTEASPTIPTSPAQPLTTAPGRSEQQKLLDQQIWDSIIPPLPENRNPVEVFPQNEPTPKPKKNKKIKALLPLLPPSPPRKTSSQSQNTKNKDELDRITSDNILNNIPSIDQLTFGSENRPPANTPSPSKINSENIIENIPSIDELGMDIFGNNLPFLNQGKAQQDVKPTPTAGDIFQFPDQFSGSNRQLPSKNEEGTKNSVESSTSKMTDSDNNTSSLENLWNILLAEVPGLPGIISGEDATTPKPQTLDIEAILGISASDIDAFNANQENTFPSQDSKPQIPAPKVTTSSPPKFRSTTQSPKIVIPQTTLPPVIYIQTTTPTLPPPVTVYIPPPTTKPPTTPKPAVYNLPDLPMPDIFLPSSKSQEPTESSIPPFPTLPSLEKTTSHLTIDFSKNDPNTKKTSDSSKNEGGELHPPFEKLLPDFSSLDIKSENMHSTKTESKSNINSMLLPSQPDIPFTTPFPFHLVPTIPEEEFKKPQFEDLGSFNTNNEPDPFINFLPQEPKSDHIWGERPGGNEQTPKRQSEVFDLNSLMGDKQATLFNNFNEPKHENNIDFMSNGFENLNSNSDFVKNPDVDSNSPYKPLTTIEPTTKEELFLPGLDMLLNTKEENTIQTTTTTTTTTMAPSTTVPEIPMLDLSLLGGFNTDVTNHEQPLHTTKEEQIKVTINRNDIKDVPPLDFDIFKNMNEEIKTDFTTPLPIPTLPALPSLGNINTVNNDGHETSGSNTFEMKNNVDPLKQIIDSGPSHPHTPENSVPISKSLIQNSELFPFVSPTSEASKHFVFQDQSNGGNIRTHPPPGSFTTTPKPVNQNDKPRKPNIIVIDIQKTLPERTVTQTKPNSLNGLQNTDNIASIESVSNSQNIVTLHQGPRIQQVTQTPPKVTTPAWLASTILAIRDRLNQLRAMRNNAQNNANNNIQNPGLPNAQNSNQRQTSNVPSLLPANNQRHNLQQLQILLRNRMLQNSNVQNSNVQNRNSQPPRGTGFTPRMNINFRGFPTNRAPQQQANFQQNGRPQFQLPNVPNQLNQGNSQQIRQPPNFPNLLPTQSNRRQGSQTQQTETTQNDLALVRERIRQRIQQVLRTQILRHLLARRLQTLRNNQTPNNAQPTQNQPIWRAPSSTNGMNVMNANNAINLIRQARQRTLTATQQQRQQQPQQNQPVVDLSRNIFERFQNTNFQNPAFVPGQFRPQQPAQQMDFSRLFQNNRGANFNNRFAQPFQQITSNRTNGNRINTDQGTDLSLPPSELALRNLRNFNLQRAQRVQQDFLWQNEQQL, translated from the exons ATGTTGTTTGAATTTGTTCTTGTAATTCCCAGCCTGTTCCACTTGACTTCAG GTCAAAGTGTTACTCCTGATCCACTGGAAGAGTTATTCGGGAATGGACTTGACAGAAAAGTGGAATCTTGGTCCAGTAACTTACTGTTTGGAGACGCTAATTTTAACGAGATGTCCAACGCTCTCGACTCCGCTCCTCCCTCTCAGCGTAACAACAGGGGAGGAAACTCTCGACGAGATCCATTACCAATGGGCTTGTCGTTTCTGAATGGAGGCGAATCGCTGCAAGGAATAATGGCCCAGAATATGAATCCTCCCTCAGTTGATTCAAGTTCAACGGGTGAAAATCCTCTGTTTAACATACCACCCATGCCTAATTTTGACCAGTTGGGACTGGAAAACGTTTTGGACAAATTCTTGCCGATCGACGGATCTGTTCGACTGCCCCCACCTTCTAACGATCCTATTGTTCATTCTCGTGATAATGTACCCATTCCATCTATTGGACAGCTCGGATTGGATAGCTCCGGCTTATTCGGCCAAAGTATGTTTTCACCTAATGCCGGAAGCTTATCCAGCAGACCAACACAGCCATCAAGGTTGGCGGACGCAACACCATCATTTAGAAATGACAACAGCAATAACAGGAACACAAATAACAATCAGAATAACTTTCAAACAAACAATCAAATGAACTCAGCAATGTTTCCTACGGAAGCCAGCCCAACTATTCCGACTAGTCCTGCACAGCCTCTGACAACAGCGCCTGGAAGAAGCGAACAGCAAAAACTACTTGATCAGCAAATATGGGATAGCATTATTCCTCCACTACCAGAAAATCGTAATCCAGTAGAGGTTTTTCCTCAGAATGAACCTACtccaaaaccaaagaaaaacaaaaaaataaaggcATTACTACCTTTACTTCCACCCTCGCCACCTCGAAAAACTTCATCACAGTcgcaaaacacaaaaaataaagatgaacTAGATCGAATTACAAGTGACAATATATTGAACAATATACCTAGCATTGACCAACTTACTTTCGGTTCGGAAAACAGACCACCAGCAAATACACCAAgtccttcaaaaataaatagtGAAAATATCATAGAAAATATACCATCAATAGATGAGCTTGGCATGGACATATTTGGAAATAATCTACCATTTCTCAACCAAGGAAAAGCACAACAAGACGTAAAACCAACACCGACTGCCGgagatatttttcaatttcccGATCAATTTAGCGGTAGTAATCGTCAATTACCGTCTAAAAATGAAGAAGGGACTAAAAATTCCGTTGAATCTTCTACAAGTAAAATGACCGATTCGGATAATAATACTTCTTCTTTAGAAAATCTTTGGAATATTTTGCTGGCTGAAGTTCCTGGTTTACCTGGTATTATATCTGGGGAAGATGCCACAACACCCAAACCACAAACGTTAGATATTGAAGCAATATTAGGAATTTCTGCATCGGACATAGACGCGTTTAATGCCAATCAAGAAAATACATTTCCATCACAGGATTCTAAACCTCAAATACCCGCACCCAAGGTGACAACTAGTTCTCCTCCCAAGTTCCGATCTACTACACAATCTCCAAAAATCGTCATACCCCAAACAACTCTCCCACCTGTGATATATATCCAAACAACTACTCCTACCCTACCACCACCAGTAACCGTATATATACCACCTCCAACAACTAAACCACCAACAACCCCTAAACCAGCTGTGTATAATTTACCGGATTTACCGATGCCTGATATATTTTTACCATCTTCTAAATCACAAGAACCTACGGAATCATCAATACCTCCATTTCCTACTTTGCCTTCCTTGGAAAAGACAACTTCACACCTCACAATTGACTTCAGTAAAAACGATCCAAATACAAAGAAAACCTCTGATTCCTCTAAAAACGAGGGAGGCGAATTGCATCCTCCGTTTGAAAAACTACTTCCTGATTTCTCATCGCTGGACATCAAATCCGAAAATATGCACAGTACAAAAACAGAGTCAAAATCGAACATTAATTCTATGTTACTGCCATCTCAGCCAGATATACCATTTACAACTCCCTTCCCTTTTCATCTTGTGCCTACAATTCCAGAAGAAGAATTCAAAAAGCCTCAATTTGAAGACTTGGGAAGTTTTAACACTAACAATGAACCAGAtcctttcattaattttctacCGCAAGAACCCAAATCGGATCATATTTGGGGGGAAAGGCCTGGAGGAAATGAACAGACACCAAAAAGACAATCAGAAGTATTTGATCTTAATTCGTTGATGGGCGACAAACAAGCAAcactttttaacaattttaacgaaccaaaacatgaaaataacattgattttatGTCAAATGGATTTGAAAACTTAAACAGCAATTCTGATTTTGTAAAGAATCCAGACGTAGATTCAAATTCACCATATAAACCACTTACAACAATAGAACCAACAACAAAGGAAGAATTATTTTTACCGGGGTTGGATATGCTTCTGAATACAAAAGAAGAAAACACGatacaaacaacaacaacaacaacaacaacaacaatggcACCATCAACAACAGTGCCAGAAATACCTATGTTAGATCTTTCGCTTCTAGGTGGCTTCAATACAGATGTCACTAATCATGAACAACCACTTCATACTACAAAGGAAGAGCAGATTAAAGTAACCATAAATAGAAATGATATCAAAGATGTACCACCACTAGATTTTGATATCTTCAAAAATATGAACGAAGAAATCAAGACAGATTTTACTACACCTCTACCAATTCCAACACTTCCAGCCCTTCCTTCCTTGGGTAATATAAACACTGTAAATAACGATGGTCATGAAACGTCTGGAAGTAACACTTTCGAAATGAAGAACAATGTTGACCCTCTGAAACAGATAATTGACTCTGGTCCATCACATCCTCATACTCCCGAAAATTCTGTCCCAATTTCAAAGTCTCTTATTCAGAACAGCGAACTCTTTCCTTTTGTTTCGCCAACGTCAGAAGCTTCAAAGCATTTCGTTTTTCAAGATCAAAGTAATGGCGGCAATATTAGAACACATCCCCCACCCGGCAGTTTTACCACGACTCCCAAACCGGTCAACCAGAATGACAAACCACGAAAACCAAATATCATTGTAATTGACATTCAGAAAACGCTCCCTGAAAGAACAGTCACTCAAACAAAGCCAAACAGTCTTAATGGGTTGCAGAACACAGATAATATAGCAAGCATTGAATCAGTTTCGAATTCGCAAAATATTGTAACGCTTCATCAGGGACCAAGAATACAACAAGTTACACAAACACCACCAAAAGTAACAACACCAGCTTGGTTAGCATCAACAATTTTGGCGATAAGAGATCGTTTAAATCAATTACGCGCAATGAGAAACAACGCTCAAAACAATGCAAACAATAATATACAAAACCCTGGATTACCTAATGCTCAGAACAGCAACCAAAGACAAACTTCTAATGTGCCATCTTTATTACCTGCAAACAATCAAAGACATAATCTCCAGCAACTTCAAATTCTTCTTAGAAATCGGATGCTGCAAAATAGCAATGTGCAAAATAGCAATGTGCAAAACAGAAATAGTCAGCCACCAAGGGGAACTGGATTTACGCCACGCATGAATATTAATTTCAGAGGTTTCCCCACAAATCGGGCTCCACAGCAACAAGCTAATTTCCAGCAAAATGGCAGACCACAATTTCAACTTCCAAATGTTCCAAATCAATTAAACCAAGGAAATTCGCAGCAAATTCGTCAGCCTCCAAACTTTCCAAATTTACTTCCGACGCAATCAAATAGAAGACAGGGCTCTCAGACCCAACAAACGGAAACAACACAGAATGATCTTGCTCTTGTGAGAGAAAGAATCCGACAACGTATTCAACAAGTTCTTCGTACACAGATCCTTCGCCATCTTTTAGCGCGCCGTTTGCAAACACTTCGCAATAATCAGACACCCAATAATGCACAACCAACGCAGAACCAACCAATTTGGCGAGCACCTTCATCCACCAATGGCATGAATGTGATGAATGCCAATAATGCGATCAATTTGATACGTCAAGCTAGGCAACGTACATTGACGGCAACTCAACAACAAAGACAACAGCAACCACAACAAAATCAACCTGTCGTTGACTTATCTAGGAATATTTTCGAGAGATTTCAAAACACAAACTTTCAAAACCCGGCATTTGTCCCAGGACAGTTTAGACCACAGCAACCGGCACAACAAATGGATTTTTCAagactttttcaaaataatagagGAGCCAATTTCAATAACCGTTTTGCTCAACCATTTCAACAAATAACGTCTAACAGAACAAATGGAAATAGAATCAACACAGATCAGGGAACGGATTTATCACTTCCACCATCGGAATTAGCACTCCGGAATTTACGAAATTTTAACCTTCAAAGAGCACAAAGGGTTCAACAAG ATTTCCTGTGGCAGAATGAACAGCAGTTGTAA